Proteins from a genomic interval of Zingiber officinale cultivar Zhangliang chromosome 1B, Zo_v1.1, whole genome shotgun sequence:
- the LOC122041337 gene encoding proline-rich protein 36-like — MPRCGAGRPCKRVLESLATESSERSTGIESVSQGQTPHGTVGASGSRIPTVLSPELPTPTVSTVALVVPSAIYSAPPLAVPATTYPAPSPPPPVPATAYPAPPPPVLAAAYLALAAPVTPVPTAYSTRALAVPVAPYLVPSPTVPPAAPAYIDPAVPPAIPAPAYAAASGGLDGHIQVKIAGFGNSSYTEALDRALMIEAAQQKVNADKKRKQTDRTSGQTQQPQATGQQQNGHSQSG; from the exons ATGCCAAGATGTGGTGCAGGACGGCCATGCAAGAGGGTGTTGGAATCTCTGGCGACAGAGTCGTCAGAGAGGTCTACTGGGATTGagtctgtcagtcagggacagactcctcaTGGTACtgtgggcgcgtcgggctctcggATCCCGACGGTTCTTTCTCCAGAGTTACCCACACCTACAGTATCCACTGTAGCACTAGTAGTACCATCTGCGATATACTCGGCCCCTCCACTAGCAGTACCTGCTACTACGTACCCGGCTCCATCGCCACCGCCACCTGTGCCTGCTAcggcgtacccggcaccaccgccacctgtgcTTGCTGCGGCGTATCTGGCACTTGCAGCACCAGTTACACCTGTGCCTACTGCATACTCGACACGCGCACTAGCAGTACCAGTTGCTCCTTATCTGGTACCatcacctaccgtacctccagccgcTCCTGCATATAttgaccctgcagtgccaccagCGATACCTGCCCCGGCTTATGCAGCAGCATCAGGG GGACTGGATGGGCATATTCAAGTAAAGATTGCAGGTTTTGGTAACTCATCTTATACAGAGGCATtagatagagctcttatgattgaggcGGCTCAGCAGAAAGTGAATGcagacaagaaaaggaagcagacagATCGGACTTCAGGACAGACCCAGCAGCCACAGGCTACCGGACAACAACAGAATGGTCACAGTCAGTCAGgttag